In Vigna radiata var. radiata cultivar VC1973A chromosome 3, Vradiata_ver6, whole genome shotgun sequence, the following proteins share a genomic window:
- the LOC106757326 gene encoding uncharacterized protein LOC106757326 produces MMTTSKLNLGQHMIVSPVIPRTIAFTPSSIAVTLTNQHASSSLTLCYTPHFPTRVRSHSHPFTESDDQVEDLRVPDRWLEPTISLQESEWLRVALHKWLDDEYCPEETNVEISRVAANSYYNSLLQKQTDLGEILLKMARELESINYKESFHGAFSSANAAIDLIAQRIEQFSQSI; encoded by the exons ATGATGACAACCTCGAAACTTAATCTGGGTCAGCACATGATCGTGTCGCCTGTCATCCCTCGCACAATCGCATTCACACCATCTTCCATTGCAGTAACTCTGACTAACCAACATGCTTCTTCTTCACTAACTCTGTGCTATACTCCTCATTTTCCCACCCGGGTCAGATCCCATTCTCACCCATTCACAGAATCCGATGACCAAGTTGAAGACCTCAGAGTCCCTGACCGTTGGTTAGAACCAACCATTTCCTTGCAG GAATCAGAATGGCTTAGGGTTGCTTTACATAAATGGTTGGATGATGAGTACTGTCCAGAAGAAACCAATGTGGAAATAAGCCGAGTGGCGGCCAACTCATACTACAATTCTTTGCTGCAGAAGCAAACAGACCTGGGTGAGATTCTGTTGAAGATGGCCCGTGAACTGGAGTCTATTAACTACAAAGAAAGTTTCCATGGGGCATTCTCATCAGCAAATGCTGCTATTGACCTCATTGCTCAACGGATAGAACAGTTCAGTCAATCGATTTGA
- the LOC106756958 gene encoding auxin response factor 2A codes for MRRRREMEAAAPRDGLPHNRGGTDDLYTELWRACAGSSVYVPRVGERVFYFPQGHLEQVAAFTQHQQDGHMEIPVYDLPPKILCRVVCVLLKAETYTDEVFAQVTLVPEPRQNHFGLENEDNNVPSRTTTYSFGKVLTPSDTSTHGGFSIPKRHADECFRPLDMTLQTPAQEIVAKDLHGFEWHFRHIYRGQPKRHLLTSGWSTFVNAKKLVAGDSCIFVSGEDGQVRVGIRRAIRHHGNASPSSSLISGHSMQLGILASASHAVATGSMFTVYYHPWTNPFEFIIPLQNYLKSTVPDYSIGTRVQMQCDVEESLRRYAGTIIGNEVIDSIRWPGSEWRCLKVQWDAIVDAFMHPERVCPWWIEPLESGMEKHIPVLPNPKKAHVLHQRPLPGLNVFAMDDAAAQSSARRVADRGLQGQDYSGLSTSRALQRPPSTDVIHPSKFSIGGSQFGKENLNQLPFLMQDILHKSLGRSRSLPHEDLSISSSNLSSICSESLGWPPSESRNENDAPLGHLGSCSKYKLFGVNLIDRQPELPSPQFAGFSKTSSLLSSPPMCVTSGKTCKKCRSVNNRSCTKVLKLGTALGRAVDLTRFRGYDELIAELDSMFDFGGSLVNGSSGWHVTCIDDDGDMMFLRDYPWQDFQCMVQKMIICQKDGINNLNPSSSTDPPSL; via the exons GTGGCACAGACGATTTGTACACAGAACTGTGGCGTGCATGTGCGGGGTCTTCCGTTTATGTTCCTCGTGTTGGAGAGAGGGTTTTCTACTTCCCACAAGGTCACTTGGAGCAg GTTGCTGCATTTACTCAGCATCAGCAAGATGGACACATGGAAATTCCTGTGTATGATTTGCCTCCTAAGATCTTATGCAGAGTTGTGTGTGTTCTATTAAAG GCCGAAACTTACACTGATGAGGTTTTTGCTCAAGTTACATTAGTTCCGGAGCCCAGG CAAAATCACTTTGGTTTAGAGAACGAAGACAATAATGTTCCTAGCAGAACTACAACCTACTCCTTTGGTAAGGTACTCACTCCGTCAGACACAAGTACACATGGTGGATTCTCTATTCCGAAGAGACATGCTGATGAATGCTTCCGTCCCCTG GACATGACTCTTCAAACGCCTGCACAGGAAATTGTTGCGAAGGACTTGCACGGGTTCGAGTGGCATTTTCGACACATATACCGTG GTCAGCCGAAACGACACTTGCTAACTAGCGGTTGGAGCACGTTCGTGAATGCAAAGAAACTTGTTGCTGGAGATTCATGCATTTTTGTTAG TGGGGAGGATGGACAAGTTCGTGTTGGGATACGTCGGGCAATTCGACATCACGGCAATGCATCCCCTTCTTCATCTCTGATATCGGGTCATAGCATGCAACTTGGAATTTTGGCTAGTGCTTCCCATGCTGTCGCCACAGGATCAATGTTCACTGTCTATTACCACCCTTG GACGAACCCCTTTGAGTTTATCATTCCTCTGCAAAACTATTTGAAGTCAACTGTACCTGACTATTCAATTGGAACGAGAGTTCAGATGCAGTGTGATGTTGAAGAGTCTCTAAGAAG ATATGCAGGTACGATAATTGGTAATGAAGTTATTGACAGCATTAGGTGGCCAGGTTCTGAATGGAGATGTCTCAAG GTGCAATGGGATGCCATAGTAGATGCCTTCATGCACCCTGAAAGGGTCTGTCCGTGGTGGATTGAGCCCTTGGAATCTGGCATGGAGAAGCACATTCCCGTTCTCCCCAACCCAAAAAAGGCACATGTACTTCACCAGCGCCCTTTGCCTGGATTGAATGTCTTTGCCATGGATG ATGCTGCCGCTCAGAGTTCAGCCAGGCGGGTAGCGGATAGGGGCTTGCAAGGACAAGATTACAGTGGCCTGAGTACTTCACGGGCATTGCAAAGACCACCATCGACTGATGTAATCCACCCATCGAAGTTCTCAATCGGTGGCTCACAATTCGGGAAGGAGAATCTGAACCAGCTTCCCTTTCTGATGCAAGACATTCTTCATAAATCTCTTGGAAGATCAAGGTCATTGCCACATGAAGACTTGTCAatttcaagttcaaatttaagCTCCATTTGTTCTGAATCCTTGGGATGGCCGCCTTCTGAATCTAGAAATGAAAATGATGCTCCACTTGGCCATCTTGGCAGTTGTAGCAAATACAAGCTTTTTGGAGTTAACTTAATTGACCGGCAACCGGAGCTCCCTTCACCACAATTTGCTGGTTTCAGCAAGACTTCAAGTCTGCTTTCTAGTCCTCCAATGTGTGTTACCTCCGGGAAAACATGTAAGAAGTGTCGCTCTGTCAATAATCGTAGCTGCACAAAG GTGCTTAAGTTGGGAACTGCTCTTGGAAGAGCAGTTGATCTTACCCGTTTTCGTGGATATGATGAACTCATTGCTGAGCTCGACTCGATGTTTGATTTTGGAGGCAGCTTAGTCAATGGAAGCAGTGGATGGCATGTGACCTGCATAGATGATGATGGAGACATGATGTTCTTGCGAGATTACCCATGGCA GGATTTCCAGTGTATGGTGCAAAAGATGATCATATGTCAGAAGGATggtatcaacaatctcaatccAAGCTCTTCAACAGATCCTCCAAGCCTTTAG